The nucleotide sequence CTGTGGCTCCCTGCCCGGGCGGTGGATCGGAAACAGGACCTTGTCGAAAAGATTAAGGACTGTGGCGTTGAAGTCTTGTTCATAGGCCACCTGCTTGCGTTCGAGGTCCTCGCGCTGGGGGTGTCCTTTAGGGATGCGGACGTCGGCCTTCTGCGCTGCGTAAAGCTGGCGGGCCGCCTTCTCGACGCTGCCCATGGCCGTCTTTTCCCCCGTCAGGACCAGGAGATTGTTCTTCTGGGTCAGTCCCTTGAAAAAGCGTTGCACCTCCGTTGGTGGGATATTCGAGTCGGGACTCACGATAAGCAGCACTCGGCCCCGGCGCACACGTTCGGCCGCCTCGTCCAGCCGCGGCAGCGGCAGCACCTCCTCATAGACGATCTTGCGGGTGGGCTTGAACATCTCGCGCAGTCGGTGGCGGATCAGTTCTTCGATCTGGTTGTCCGGCGCGTCGTTTGCGAGGCTCTGCAATAGCTTGGTGAGGTTCTCCTGGCGGTCGAAGTAGTAGCGGCCCTCGGGCGTGTGGTGGAGATACCAGGCAATCTTTTCCAGTTCCTCGAAGGCGGACAAAAACTCCGAGGGTTCTCGCAGCGGCGTGACGAGGCACTCCACCATCTCCTCCCGCGTAAGACCTTTCACGGCATTGACTGCGGTTGAAAGGCTGGCGGTGAGCAACAGCACGCTGACCTGCATGGCCGAGTCCTTTCCGGTCTTAAGATCGATCAACTGGGCATGTGAGGACTGCTGAGCGTCCCAGATGTCCCTAGCGATGACATCGCGCATGCCCGAGATCTCGGTAAGCTTGTCGCGCACCTCTGGAATCGAGAGGTCAAAGTGCTGGGGACCGATCAAGAAGACGTCATTGACAGGACGCTCCCACACCGACTTGAGGAGCCGGGAGACCAGTTCCAGGAGGCCGCGAGTCTGCTTGAACTGTTCGTTCTCCTTGAAGAGGGCAACGACGTTCTTCAGACGGGGGTGGAACGGATAGGTCGCCGCGATCTCGTCGGCAATCGCTTCGGCGCCGAGATGCGCGATCCTGGCCATGGCCGCCTCTGCAAGCTTACGGCCATAGGCGATGGCGATTTTCCTGATCTCCGTCTGGTCGGGCAGCGCCGTGAACAAGCGCTTACGCAGGATGTCGAAAATTTCGCTGGTGGCGAGGTCCACCGGGGTGATGTTCCGCTCCTGGCGGCCCAGCTCGGCGCGGGCGTCCTGCAGCGCCCTGTTGATGAGTTTTCCGCCGGTATCGTAGGCTGCAGCAAGGTCCGAGACCACAACACAGACGTTTTTCTTCTTGCCGGCCGCTGTCAGCAAATTGGCAAAGGCACGGGTGGCGATGTCGGCCACTGTGCCGTTACCCACCTTCTGGGTGTCGAGATAGTGGAAGTACGGCGGCATTTCGTCGAGGAGGATCAACACGGGTTGATCCCCTTCGAAGAGCTTCAGCCAGTCCTTCTCATCTGGAGCCCTGGGGCCTTCAGCCCAGAAACGACGGAACTGCTCGCCCTTACCGAGCTGCTCGGCGATTTCCCCCCAGAAGAAGTGGTCGGGACTGTTACGGCCGTTGAAGGCGGCGATGGCGGCGCTCTCGAAGGCATCCACGTGTGAGACACCTGCGGCGTACTTCTTGCGCAGCTGAGGGTGCTTGGCGAGAAGGCCGAAACCGACAAGGAGATGCGTCTTGCCGCCCCCCATGGCCTGTTTAAGGTGGAAAACGGCCTGAGAGGAGACTCCCGCAAGGCGCGCAATGCCTTCGGTTATCAGGTCTTTCATGCCCTGGGTAATGTGGGTACGCTCGAAAAAGGCACTCCCGTCGCCCTCATCGCGAATCAGTTCGTCGAGTTGCTCGATCTGGTCGCTGAGTTTGATCGAGAGTGCGTTAGGTTGAAGCTTACATGCGTCTTTAACTGTCTTCATACCGTACCTCACTTTACGTTGTATGGGTGACAACTGGATCGACTCGTGATTCCACAACCAGGAGCAGGCTATGTTCCGGATACTCCTGGTGGAACGCAGCCATCATCTCCTCGAAAGCTCGCTTGTTGCTCACGACCTGGCTAGCATCCGGAAAGGTGTAAGTCAAGCCCATGGCGGCCAGGTGTTCCTCGCATGGTGAAAGACCTTCAATCGCTCTCTTCGAAGAAATCACGGTCGATAGTCTTCAATTCGTATATGGATCTCGGGGCTACGCCGACATTATGTTCGACCATCAATCGTGCCATGGTTTGTCCATCGATGAGCACAATGCGCGGCTCCAAATGAGCGACGTATTCTCGTGCATCTCTTGTAAATTCAGAGCTCGTAATGAAAACCCCTTTCCTCGCTCGCTTTCCGTGTAAAGCACCGACAAACTTCT is from Thermodesulforhabdaceae bacterium and encodes:
- a CDS encoding anti-phage-associated DUF499 domain-containing protein, whose product is MKTVKDACKLQPNALSIKLSDQIEQLDELIRDEGDGSAFFERTHITQGMKDLITEGIARLAGVSSQAVFHLKQAMGGGKTHLLVGFGLLAKHPQLRKKYAAGVSHVDAFESAAIAAFNGRNSPDHFFWGEIAEQLGKGEQFRRFWAEGPRAPDEKDWLKLFEGDQPVLILLDEMPPYFHYLDTQKVGNGTVADIATRAFANLLTAAGKKKNVCVVVSDLAAAYDTGGKLINRALQDARAELGRQERNITPVDLATSEIFDILRKRLFTALPDQTEIRKIAIAYGRKLAEAAMARIAHLGAEAIADEIAATYPFHPRLKNVVALFKENEQFKQTRGLLELVSRLLKSVWERPVNDVFLIGPQHFDLSIPEVRDKLTEISGMRDVIARDIWDAQQSSHAQLIDLKTGKDSAMQVSVLLLTASLSTAVNAVKGLTREEMVECLVTPLREPSEFLSAFEELEKIAWYLHHTPEGRYYFDRQENLTKLLQSLANDAPDNQIEELIRHRLREMFKPTRKIVYEEVLPLPRLDEAAERVRRGRVLLIVSPDSNIPPTEVQRFFKGLTQKNNLLVLTGEKTAMGSVEKAARQLYAAQKADVRIPKGHPQREDLERKQVAYEQDFNATVLNLFDKVLFPIHRPGREPQLVSKPLDMTRDATKPFDGEAQIEKTLTSNPLKLYLDFEKDFDAIRDKAEDLLWPENQVETRWSDAADRYAEQAGMPWLPPRGLDQLKQIACNRGLWEDLGNGYVTKRPAKKRTSAQVVVEHGPDDKGCVRLKVNPVNAGPAPRIHYAEDAPVSESSPVLKENPFTTNALRVSFLVCDPSGQYETGDPVVWTNELVLRNRLTEQGGKRLVELFVAPRGEIRYTLDGSEPREGTLYEEPIPIGDGEVLLRAFATADGLETKTDFRFPAKGKKGVQIEDTRPARLISRTGHKLDSRAATFEGLKQAGDRGVLFEYVTITVGQGAKMASVMVGEVQVDAPYLTALLEKVLDKFPPDTTVTMSFKKAHFKSGYDLKQFCEKVGLEFTEGSVEQ